One window from the genome of Salvia miltiorrhiza cultivar Shanhuang (shh) chromosome 7, IMPLAD_Smil_shh, whole genome shotgun sequence encodes:
- the LOC130995082 gene encoding protein phosphatase 2C 50-like has product MSFELMDDVLRSEIEAPTSVGGGNKDGALSDSGSEISSMVYLDSEGNRSGVSSENENWLPTGIRQESEDGSLLLEGDPNLDGLSVKSDASSLCGDNVLGFEVNSETGTPFVDVGNSRSDVELVSDTSGSLSVAVGNGEEVIDGATSSRSSTDAAPLDIGLNGRASRSIFEVSYVPLWGLMSVSGRRPDMEDAVSIIPHFVEIPLQMLVDRPPDGLTSPVTHVTGHFFGVFDGHGGAQVADYCRDRIHSALAEEIEMIVRDLSDGGDRREHREELWTRAFTRCFLRVDDEVGGRGGRAPIARETVGSTAIVAIVCTSHIIVANCGDSRAVLCRGREAVALSVDHKPDREDEYARIEAAGGKVFNWDGCRVSGVLAMSRSIGDRYLKHLVISDPEVTVVPRTRDDECLILASDGLWDEMTNEEACDVARRVLQLWHRNNAATPPSERGEGADPASRAAAEALTHRALQKGSGDNISVVVLDLKRQRRGRSRR; this is encoded by the exons ATGAGCTTCGAGCTGATGGATGATGTCTTGCGTTCTGAGATTGAAGCTCCAACGAGTGTAGGTGGTGGGAATAAGGATGGTGCCTTGAGTGATTCGGGGAGTGAGATTAGTTCCATGGTTTACTTGGATTCTGAAGGGAATAGGAGTGGGGTGTCGTCTGAGAATGAAAACTGGTTACCTACCGGTATAAGGCAAGAGAGTGAAGATGGCTCGTTGTTATTGGAGGGTGATCCGAATCTTGATGGCCTATCTGTGAAGAGTGATGCTAGTAGTTTATGTGGGGATAATGTGTTAGGTTTTGAAGTGAATTCTGAAACCGGGACGCCCTTTGTAGACGTTGGAAATAGTAGAAGCGATGTTGAGCTTGTTTCTGACACTAGTGGATCTCTGTCTGTAGCAGTTGGTAATGGAGAGGAGGTTATAGATGGCGCCACCAGCTCGAGATCATCCACGGATGCTGCGCCGTTGGACATAGGGCTGAACGGGAGAGCCAGCCGTAGTATTTTTGAGGTGAGCTACGTGCCACTTTGGGGGCTTATGTCCGTGTCTGGTAGGAGACCGGATATGGAAGATGCAGTGTCGATCATACCACATTTTGTGGAAATCCCTCTTCAGATGCTCGTTGATCGCCCTCCTGATGGACTCACTTCCCCTGTGACTCATGTGACGGGGCACTTCTTTGGAGTCTTTGACGGCCATGGAGGCGCTCAG GTTGCGGATTATTGTAGGGATCGTATTCATTCTGCTTTGGCCGAAGAGATTGAAATGATCGTTAGAGACTTAAGTGATGGAGGAGATAGAAGGGAACATCGTGAAGAGCTGTGGACGAGGGCGTTCACTAGATGTTTTCTCAGGGTGGATGATGAGGTTGGAGGGAGAGGCGGCCGTGCACCCATTGCTCGGGAGACTGTTGGCTCAACTGCTATTGTTGCAATAGTTTGCACGTCGCATATAATAGTGGCTAACTGTGGTGATTCGAGGGCTGTTCTCTGTCGTGGGAGAGAAGCCGTCGCCCTATCCGTGGATCACAAG CCTGATAGGGAAGATGAATATGCCAGAATCGAAGCAGCCGGAGGCAAGGTATTCAACTGGGACGGATGTCGTGTCTCCGGAGTTCTTGCTATGTCTAGATCTATCG GAGATCGATATTTGAAGCACCTCGTTATCTCCGATCCGGAGGTGACGGTCGTTCCACGCACTAGAGACGACGAGTGCCTCATTCTAGCCAGTGATGGTTTATGGGACGAGATGACGAATGAGGAGGCATGTGACGTCGCACGTAGGGTTTTACAGCTGTGGCACAGGAACAACGCGGCCACACCTCCATCCGAGAGAGGCGAGGGTGCGGATCCTGCATCACGAGCAGCAGCCGAGGCTCTCACACACCGTGCCCTTCAGAAAGGGAGCGGGGATAACATATCTGTTGTTGTCTTGGACTTGAAACGCCAACGAAGGGGTAGGAGCAGACGTTAG